The sequence TCCTTGCCCTCGTTCTCAATCCGATACTGAATTCGGCTACCGACGGGTAAAGTAGGAATCCCCGCTTGACTCGTTCCCATGTTTTGGTTGGGGACGCTAGCGCCAACCAAAGGCGATCGCAGAGTTTCTCTTAGCACTAGCACCTGTTCTTGAGGAGAAACCATCTCCAGCGTCGCCCTAACTCCCAACCGCGAAGAACCCTCATTCACCGTCAGACGCCACAACTTAGCCGCTAAAAGCGTTTTTAGTTTTGGAACCAAGCGATTGACAGCCACCTTCACCGCCTCTCCCGCTTGCCCTGCTGTATTGGGAAGTGGGTCGCGACCGAGAGAAAATAACCCATAACCCGTTTGAGAAAGCGCTATAACAGGGGCTTTGGGTGCGGCTGTAACTGATGTATCAGCTAAATTAGTATGTGCAGCAGCTACATCGGTCGTTGTTTGCGATCGCACGTTGCCAAATAAATAATCAGCAGGTTGATCCACCGCCGCCACAATTGAGGATGCACACGCAACGTTAGCAAAGGCGCTGGTTGCATCTACCCGCTCAATTCTCTCCAGACGAGCATCCAAGGCAATCTTCAAGCCGATATTGCGCGGCAGAACCCGCACGGCTTCTTGAACTAGCTGCCCCACCTGAACAGAGTTTTGGGGGCTTTGTGGTACTTGAGTTAAAGTTTCCTGACTTTTGACTTCTGGCTCTAGGCTTTTTAATTGCGCCTTGGCAGTCAGACCATCGCGAGAGCGAATTTGCAAGCGCAGGGGTTGATCGGAGGAACCGGGTAGGGGAACAAGGGTGAGTTGGCTATTTATCCCGTAATATTCCAGAACCGTTGCTGGAACGCCTGCTAGCCAAACTTGGGCAGCTTTGCCATTATCTTCAACAGCTACAACTACACCATCTGCCCCCATAGTGGGGTTTGGTGAGAGGTTGTAAGCAAGTAGCGATCGCTCGTTACTTTTCTGTCCGCTTAACTGGGGTTGTTGCTCTTTACCCACCAATTGCTCAACTACCCCAGCGGCTCTACTGAGGCTAATTTGAACTGTTGTTGGCGGCGTGGCTTGCCAAAGATGTTGAGTAAGAGCATAGGTAAACAGCCCAGCGCTGAAACCACCCCAAGGAGCCTCGCTTGCTAGTTGACTCGGCCCTGCTGCTGCTAGAACAATACCTGGCATCTGACCCAAGTCGCGCTTTATCTTCAGCGGATCGGATGAAGAATTGAGGCGGCGTAGGAGTTCTTCTTGAAAAGCGAGTTCTTCTAAACTGGGGCTATCTGCCGAAAGGCTGGCGCGGGATCGAATCCGCAGATTGCTTTGGACGACAGTACCGGGATCTGTGTAGCTGGTATCGAGAACAGTGGTTACTTGGTCGGTAGCAAGCGATCGCAACAGCAAGATTAGCGTCTCTTCCAGCAAATCGTTGACCCCTTGTGTCTCCTTCGCTGACAGGACGCCATCAACAGGTACTAGGGAATTTTGGATTTTGCTCGTTCCCAAACTCTGCTTGGGAATAGAATTTTGGATTAGCGAATTTTCCTCTTGTGGTACATCTATCCCAGATGCATCCATCATCTTCACGCGGCTACCATATCCGCTGAAGTGGAAAAGCACAACATCGCCCTCACGCGCCTGATTCGTTAGATGCTCTAGGAAAGCCGTCTCAATATTCTGCCGTGTGGCTTCTTTGTCCGTCACGCTGAGAATATCGCCAGGTTTAAAACCAAACCTGTGAATCAACAGTTCCCGTTGCAACTCTACATCAGTGACACAACCCCCCAACGCCGCACTGCGGGGGTACTGATTTATTCCCACAAGTAGAGCCAACTTCCGCCCGTTCGTTTGTGCCAGAGCTTGATAATAGCGATCCAGCAAAGGTACTGCAAAGCTTTTATCCGCCAGTATCGATAGCGCCGTTTCGCTCGCGCCCAGTGCTGCCAGCGCCAAACCAGCCTGTTGCAAAAAAGTCCGCCGCTTCAGTCCCATTCCTTCAATTTTCCTCTGCCATCCCAGGTATCCTGGCAGAGCCTACCATTTCTATCCTATGCGTAGTTGGTAACGCCTCATGTCACGGGAGACACAAAGGCGTTTCCTCTTATACTATTTTGGATTTTAGATTTTGGATTTTGGATTTTTTAAGCCCCGCCAGTAGGTAGTAGAGACGCGAAGCACAATTTCGCGTCTCTACTTCAATCCACAATCCTAAACCCAAATAGTATTAGCCGCCTCAATCCGCAGACTCCATACGCAGCGTCTGGAATCCAGATATAGCTTAAATTTCAAAAGTATAAACATTCATCGCTATTGCCAACTCTTTAGCGACCTCTGGTCGTGAAAATTCCGGTGGGGGCAATTCACCCCTACGCAACATTTCCCGCACTTTTGTCCCCGACAGATGAATTCTTTCTTCTGGCGTACTGGGACTGGTCTTAGTAGTTGCCATCTGCTGGGTGCGCTTGCAGTAAAAGGCATGTTCAAACTTCATCGGCACAATGCCTAATTCACCTGGCTCAAATTCGTCAAATATGTATTGCGCGTCGTATGTGCCGTAGTAATTACCAACTCCCGCATGATCTCGACCGACTATGAAGTGGGTGCAGCCGTAGTTTTTGCGGATGAGTGCATGGAAAATCGCCTCGCGGGGGCCAGCGTAGCGCATCGCCGCTGGGTTAATCGCCAAAATCACTCTATCTTTCGGATAGTAGTGGTTGAGCATAATTTCATAACAGCGCATTCGCACATCCGCTGCGATGTCATCCTCTTTAGTTGCACCTACTAGGGGGTGCAGGAATAAACCATCTACGGTTTCCATAGCGCACTTTTGGATATATTCATGCGCTCTATGGATGGGGTTGCGTGTTTGGAACCCAACTATAGTTTTCCAACCCTTTTCCTTAAACATCTGGCGGGATTGGAGCGGGTCGATTTGGTAGGTAGGAAATTGGGGATGAGGGTCGCGTTGCAGCAACCAAATGGGGCCTGCGAGATTTATTGGCCCTTGGTTGTAGACAACCTGCACCCCTGGGTGTTTTGTATCGTCCGTGCGGTAGACGTTGATTGCCTCGTGGGCTTTGTTATAGCGATATTTTTGAGTCAGCTCCAAAATGCCCACAAAGCGCCCGTTCGAGTCATCCAAGCGCACCCAATTGCCTTCTTTGAGGGGTTCAGCTACTTCCTCTGTAACCGATAGGGTGATGGGAATCGACCAAGGAAGCCCGTTAGCCAAGCGCATATCAGACACGACTTTCTCGTAGTCTGCCTGGTTCATAAAGCCATTGAGGGGACTAAATGCACCAATGGCAATCATTACTAAATCGGAGAGCGATCGCTCGTTTAGTTGCACTCGCGGCAAATGGTCTGCTTGAGCGAGAAATTCCTCTCGTTCTGCTGGTGTATCGATTCTATTGATCAGTTGGCCACCGTGAGGAGTAATGCCGTCTGCTTGCTTAGTCATCTGCATTGAGGAGGGTAGATTGGGGATTTGGGCTGCAAAAATTTATCGTACCAAGCAAGAGAGCATTTTTACCCCCTCAAGATTTCATGTTTGCATAAAAAATTCCTCTGGATCGGTTCCCCAGTTTACCCAGCGGATTGCTTTGCGTGCCAGCTTAACATCAGGCGGGACTCGCAATACATGGATGGATTTTGTGCTGGGGCATATCATTTTTAATAAGTGAATTGGCTCGATATCGAGATTATTAGCTATTTTTAATAAAGTATATTCTTGCCAAGTATCTAATTCTTGGGCTTCCAATTCTTGGCAGATTCGAGCGTAACCTATACCCTGTATTAGGGGTATGGGTTTTAACCATATTTAGTCACATACTTATATTAAAAAAGAGGCAAAAGATTTTACTTTTGCCTCTTATAAAATTGTCTTTTTACAGGTTACTGTTGCCGTTCGATGATTCCACCGCCTAACACTATATCCCCGTCGTATAACACTGCTGCTTGTCCTGGGGTAATGCTAAACTGCGGTTCATCAAAAACAAGCTTTATGCGATCGCCTTCTACGGGAACTACGGTAACTGGTACGGCTGGCGAACGATAGCGAATTTGGGCTTCGGCGCGAATTGGTGCTGTTGGTTGTGGTATCGAAACCCAGTTTACCCGGGCTACGGTACATTCTGGATGATTCGCACTAGAGCGATCGCCTACTATCACCCGATTCATTACCGCATCCAATCCAATCACATAAAGCGGTTCCGGTGCGGCAATTCCCAACCCCTTGCGCTGTCCGATAGTGTAATGATGAACGCCAGTGTGCTTGCCCAACACTTTACCCGACTTATCGACAATATCGCCAGCTTTCTGCGAAATATATCCATCCAGAAAAGTTTGCATCGACCCGTGATGTTCGACCAAGCACAAATCCATGCTTTCTGGCTTATCGGCAGTTTTTAGGTTAAATTCAGTCGCAACGCGCCGGGTTTCTGTTTTCAACATTTCTCCTAATGGAAACATCGAACCAGCAAGCATTTCCTGCGCTAAATCATACAAAAAGTAAGACTGATCCTTAGATAAATCCACAGCGCGACGCAATTGATAGCGTCCGTTATCCGGGTTATAACTAATCCGGGCATAATGACCAGTGGCAATTTTGTCAATTCCTAACTCTGTACGAGCATAGTGCAGCATTGGGCCAAACTTCACCGCCTTGTTGCACTGAGAACAAGGTAACGGAGTAATTCCCGCTTCGTAACCAGAAACCAGGTAATCGACAATATTAGCCTGGAAAACTTCCCGACTATCGACAATGTGATGGGGAATGCCTAGCTGTTCGCAAATAGAAGCCGCATCGACCATACCCTCAGAACAGCATTGGCCTTTACCCTTCATTAGCCAAAGGGTAAGACCAACAACTTCATATCCTTGATGGTGGAGGGTGGCGGCGGCGACTGAACTATCAACCCCACCGGAGAGGCCGACGACGACTTTGTTCATGGCAGAAAAATTTTCAACTACTGAAATTATCAGTTTTTCTCTAGACTAACACTTACGGATAGATGCATTGAAAAGAAAGAGCAGGTAAACCAGAAATAAACGCTAAACAAGCATCTACGAGTGTGGTAGATTGTCTACAAATTTTACCGCTCCGGTTCCTGAAAAATAACCCCGCATCTGATTTCAAATGACCAGCAATCAGCAGAGTCAACTAAGAAAGTTACCCAAAAGATTTTTTGAGCCATCCAGACGAATGTCTAACACAACAGCAGCGTCATTGATGATGTTGTTGCTGGGTGTATGTTCGGTTATGGCTTTTCAACCTCACGCAGACGCTAAACCCGCATTGCGTCCGAGAATTTTTCGCGACTTACCTCCAGCATCGCCGTCAGATGTGCCGCCAGTAACAGAAGGCGAACAATTTCCCCAACCCTCACCCGGCGATCTTGACGATAGTCGGGAGTTGGATTTTCAAGCACCCAACCGACCAAATACATACCGCAGCAATTCCAGGCGCTTCCGAGTGGATATTAAAGGGGATAGTCCTTTGTTGTTAGCGCAAGTAAAGAAATTAGAACCAGAAGCCTTTGTGCGATCGCGCGAGGGTGTCATCCAAGCTGGGTCATATAGCGATCGCTATTATGCCGAACAGCGCATCCGCGAACTGGCAACGCTAGGCATTATCGCGGAAATAACTGCATCCTCTGATGCCAATTTCTACAGCGATATACCTCAGACGCCCCAAGTAACCACCCGTGAAGCCCAAAATACCGATATTCCACAACTGTACAGCGAGCCTCCCAGAATCTACAGCGATAATCCAACAGTACAAACCGATAATCCCAGACTGTACAGCGATTCTCGAAGACTGGTAAGCCCCAGGAACTATTTTGTTGTGGTTCCGGCGAGTCGAGGTGACTTAGCTGACATGGCAGCCGAAGTGATTCGCACGGGGGTTAACCGCGATGCAGTGCAAACAAGAGAAGGGCCGCGAGGTTCCCACGTCGCTGTTGGCCCCTTTGAGGCGCGGCGAGAAGCAGAACGTTGGAGTAGTTATCTGCGATCGCGTGGAATTGATGCGCGGGTCTATTACGGGCGTTAAAAAGTTTTGAGTTTTGAGTTTTGAGTTTTGAATTTTGAATTTTGTATAGAGGCGATTCATCTCGTCTGAGTTAGGAATTTTGCGCCTTAGACTAAGGGGAAAGAACTTTGGTACAGATGCAAGATAGGCGATCGCGCATTGAACAAGTTGTTGTTACGACGCAGCAGATGCGCCAAATCGAAGGGCGCATCTTTGCTGCGGGGATGCCCGTTGCGGCTTTGATGGAAAAGGTGGCTGGTTTAATTGCCAAGCGGATTAATCAACTCCTTTCAGCACCACTTAAAAAGGGGGGCTTTAATTTGCCGCTTGGTACGGAGAATTGGGGCGGATCTTTGCGTATCGGCATTTTAGTTGGGCCAGGTCACAATGGCGGCGATGCTTTGGTTGTTGCCCGCGAATTGCATTTCCAGGGTTATAAAGTTGTTATCTATAGTCCCTTTTCTAGACTCAAGGAACTAACACAGCAACACGCGCAATATGCTAAAAGTTTGGGCATTCCGTTTTCCGAGGAAATTTCGCTCCTGCAAGATTGCGATTTAATAATTGATGGTTTATTTGGATTTGGGCTAGAAATAGCGATCGCCGATCCTATTGCCTCTGCTATTAACCAAATTAATAGCTTGTCTAAACCCATTATTAGTATCGATTTGCCTTCAGGATTGCATACCGATACTGGTGAAGTATTGGGGACTGCAATTCGCGCTACTCATACTCTTTGCTTAGGCTTGTGGAAACTGGGATTGTTGCAAGACCAAGCATTAGATTATGTCGGCAAAGCTGAACTAATTGATTTTGATATTCCCCTTGCGGATATCGAGGCGGTATTGGGGAACCCGCCACCAATTCAGCGCATAACAAAAACATCTGCTTTTGCTCATTTGCCTTTACCTCGCCCACCAGTAACGCATAAATACAAGCAAGGCCATTTGCTACTAATTTGCGGATCTCGTCGCTATGCTGGGGGAGCGCTTTTAACTGGATTGGGAGCAAGAGCAAGTGGTGTGGGGATGCTCTCGATTGCCGTACCAGAATATCTTAAACTTATCCTTGCGGCGCAATTACCGGAAGCATTAATAATAGGTTGTCCAGAAACAGAAAGCGGCGCGATCGCCGATATACCAACAGAAATTGAACTTAGCAAATATAGCGCGATCGCTTGTGGCCCTGGTATAACAATAGATGCTAAACCAATAGTTGAAAAAGTTTTAGAGAGCGATCGCCCTCTAGTATTAGACGCCGACGCCTTAAATATCCTCGCCAATTTTTACCGCCACTTTTTGCAACGAGGGAATCGACACGCTAATACTGTACTTACTCCCCACGCTGGTGAGTTTAAGCGTTTATTCCCCGACTTAACCGATCCAACAAAAGACAGGGTGGATGCAGTTCGAGAAGCATCTCAATTAAGTGGTGCGATTGTGTTGTTAAAAGGAGCCAGGACAGTAATTTCTAACCCTTCGGGTTCAGTATCGATAATTCCAGAAAGCACGCCAGCTTTAGCACGTGGCGGTAGTGGGGATGTACTAACTGGACTTATGGGAGGATTGCTAGCGCAAGCTTCTTCACTGCAACTGCCCGTAGAAAGAATGGTTTCAACTGCTGCTTGGTGGCACGCTCAAGCTGGTATTTTAGCAGCGCAAGAGAGGACAGAATTGGGAGTTGATGCTTTTACTTTGACACAGTATTTAATGCAGGCAGTGCAAGATTTTTGATTTTAGGTTCTCTCGTCCCCCGCCTCTGCTTGGTAATGTAAAGTAAGAGGTTTTAGCCTCTCTCCAAGCTTATATCGGGAAACGAGAGAACATCTAAAATTGTTACACCTCAACAGGCGATTTAGTATTCTTTGGTGAGTAATATTCACCATTGGAGTCAACTCCAATTAAGCCCATTGATTCGTCACCAGTAATTAACCTAGCACCGCGTTTGCGAGTCCAATAGTTCCAGCCCCACTGGAGCATTACTATCAGTTTGTTGTCAAATTCAATTAAGAAGTAGATGTGGATAAATACCCAGATCAGCCAAGCTAGCAAACCGGAGAACTTCACGAAGCCCAAGTCTACTACCGCAGCATTTCGCCCGATGACTGCCATGCTTCCTCTGTCTACATAGCTGAAAGCTGGCATGGTGTAACCTGCAAGCCGCTGTTCGATCAGGTTGGCAACATATTGCCCTTCCTGCATGGCTACGGGTGCTACACCGGGGAGGGGTTTTCCGTTTTGATGAGAAAAACTGGCTAAGTCGCCAACTACAAAAATATCGGGGTAGCCTGGTACGGTCAGATCGGATTCGACTATTACTCGTCCCACTCTGTCTAATTCAGCACCAGTGCTTTGGGCGATCGCTTTCCCCATTGGCGAAGCTTTAACGCCCGCTGCCCATAATATTGTTCTAGCTGGAATTTGTTCGACTTTATCGCCTTGTTTTGTGGTGACGACATTATCGGTAATATTCGTTACCATCGTCTTTGTTTGGACGGTGACTCCCAGGCGATTAAGCGATTCTTCTGCTTTTGCTGATAAGTCTGGAGTATAAGGAGGTAAAACTCGATCCATGCCTTCGAGCAACAATACTTTGGCTTCGCTGGTGTCGATGTTGCGGAAATCGCGCTTGAGGGTGCTGAAGGCAAGTTCTGCGATCGCTCCTGCTAATTCTACCCCTGTCGGCCCTCCTCCTACGATCACAAATGTCAACCAGGCGCGGCGTTTTTCTGCGTCAGTCTCTTTCTCGGCGGCTTCAAATGCCATAAAAATGCGTTGGCGCATTTTCAACGCATCTTCAATTGTTTTCAACCCGGGTGCGACTGTTTCCCATTGGTCATTACCAAAGTAGGAATGGCTGACTCCAGTAGCGACGATTAAGGTGTCATAAGTTACTTCGCCACTAGCCATTATAAGTTTTTTCTCTTCTGGCTTGATATCCCGCACATCTCCCATAATCACTGTGGTGTTCTTATTTTCGCTGACGACGGCGCGGAGAGGGGAGGAAATATCGGCGGGAGAGAGTGTGCCTGTTGCTACTTGGTAAAGAAGAGGCTGAAATAAGTGAAAGTTACGTTTATCGATTAGTGTCACTTGTACGGGAGCCTTACCAAGAGCTTGGGCAGCATAAAGTCCGCCAAAGCCGCCACCGACAATTACAACCTGGTGAGGAGACTGATTTTCGATTGTATCTACCATAAGAGAAACTCCCTATATTTCGACTTTGTTAGGGACTAATTTGAATGAACCTTTGTTGCCTATGAAGGCAAGACTTTGTTACAGATGTTCATATTAGCTTAGTGTGACCTAATAAAAATATGGTAACGACTGCTACAGGTAGAATTGTTTTGCTAAAAAGTCTGTCGCCAGAGGTATTAATAGGGGCTGGCTATATCCAAAACCTATTGCTGAAGCGTGTTGTAGGCATTTAGGTTTTGGGTAAAGTTGCAAAAATATCGTTGATAAAAGTTTTCCGCCCCATACTTATCAGGCTGGCGATCGCCAGCCCGATTAATCAAATAGAGCAATGGGGTTGGAGGTGCGATCGCATTGATATTGTCAGATTGATGTATCGGAAGAAAAACCAATTTTTCCACCTTCCAACACAAAAGGCGATCGCAAACGAGCGATCGCCTCATTACTTCCCACATCCGACGCACTTTAGAAGCCTACAGGCATTGTGCCTTAGAGCTAGCGCGACAGCGTTTGATTCTCAGGTAAACACACTTTTGTACCCCCTAAACCACAATAACCGCCAGGGTTTTTGGCTAGGTACTGCTGATGGTAGCCTTCGGCGTAGTAGTACTCTGGAGCGTCGATGATTTCCGTTGTAATTGTCCCATAGCCTGCTGCCTTCAGCGCTTGCTGATAAGCGTCGCGCGATGCTTCAGCTAGTGCTTTTTGGCTCTCAGAGTACACGTAAATTCCAGAACGGTATTGCGTGCCAGCATCATTACCTTGGCGCATACCTTGCGTAGGATCGTGACTTTCCCAAAAGGCTTTTAGCAGTGCTTCGTAAGCGATCTTTTTGGGGTCAAAGACAACGCGAACCACTTCATTATGACCAGTTCTGCCAGAACACACCTCTTGATAGGTGGGGTTTGGCGTGAATCCGGCTGCATAGCCAACTGAGGTAGAGAAAACTCCGTCTAGCAGCCAGAATTTGCGTTCTGCTCCCCAAAAACACCCCATACCAAACATGGCAATTTCCATCCCTTCTGGATAGGGGGGCTTGAGGGGATTGTTGTTGACATAGTGATTAGCGGGTACTGGCATGGCCTCTGCGCGTCCCGGTAGGGCGTCTTGAGGGGCGGGAAGGCTTAACTTTTTGCCAAATCCAAATATCATTATTAACTCTGACTCTGATTGCTAAGATTGGTCTTTACTTTTCTTAATATAGCGCAATTTGTTGCTAAATAGGGTTTTGAACTATGGCTCGCAAAGGTGACACTTTTGGAGAACTTCTTATAACATTTTTAAGCTGTAAACTGAATATTTTTAAACACTATAGCAGTCCTAAATTAGTCGTCAAGGAGAGATACCCGACTTCTGGGAGAAGTCGGGTATCTAAAGCTGTTAAATAAAATTGGTATAGGTAGAAAACAATGTTTTCAAAATAGTGGCTAATGATTGTTTATCCCGCTGCGAATTGTATATATTCGAGCCAGGATAAACGTTAGTTCAACAGGCGCGATCGCGCATCAAAACCGTTGACCAGTTGTAAGCTCAAATCTGATTTCTCCTTGGTTACTAATTGCCAAGTCACCCCGAATTAGTCCAATCGGCGACCTAACCCGCAATCCCACCCCGTAGCCAAAACCGCTACCAGGTTTCCCGCGTCGCACAGCAGGTTCCCCAAGCACCGTGCTATTAGTCCCCAAGTCTGAGCCAAAGTCAGCAAACAGAACGCCTCCGACTGTTCTAATAATGGGGAAACGATATTCCAAAGAAGCCAAAGTATAACTGCGACCGCTAGCGACTTTACCAGATCCGTAGCCGCGCACAGAATTCAAGCCGCCCAAATTAAACGCTTCAGCTGGTGGAAATTCGCCAAATGTTGTACCTGCTTGCAAATTGAAAGCAAACATTTCTGGATGGTATTTTGATTCGCCTCTACCTATCCAGCGCACGGGTACATATTGAATGTAGTTCGCCCGCAGTCGGTTGCTCAAAATATTTCCCAAGCCAATAGGAATCGACTGTTCAGTGCTAAGGGTGAGGATAGATCCCGCAGTTGGAGTATCGCGGCGATCGCGCCGATCTCTAGAGACAGCAAAAGACAGCGTAACTAAGTCATCAATACCAGTTTTGCTGACAGATAGGGGATTTCCCAATCTATCGACTGGTGAAACGTTAAAATCGCGATCGCGAATGCTAATTCGGGTGTAGTTTAAACCGAGGGAAGCATCCAAGTCATTAAAAGAACGCAAAGCTGCTACGCCACCGCCAAAGCGCCCCTCGCGCATGCTGTCGCCATTAGGTAGCTTAACTTCATCGGTGAACGTCCGGGAAAAATCGCGATCGCGAAAAGCCCTGATACTGTAACCCAAGCGGTTTGGTTCTCCGCGACGGTAAGGGCTGGTGTACTGACTATTAAACTGGACATCCTTACCGCTAACCTGGATTTCTCCACTTACGCGATCGTTAACGCCGCCTATATTAGCGTCTCGATATCCCACGCTACCGTAAAGTCCAACGTCCCCACTATTACCCGCACCAAAGGTTAGAGATGGGTAGCGGCGCTCTTTGATGTCATAAATAATGTTAACGCCATCAGCATTTTCCTCCAGAGAAACATTGACTTTATCAAATGGCTCCAATCGCCGCAATCGCCGCAAGTCTTCCTCTAGCAACTCCTCGCGGAAAACATCACCCGACTTTAGCCCTAGTTCGCCAATAATAAAATTTTTCTGCGTGCGTCCTCGAATAGGCCGATCTTTGTCATCGACTGTTTTACCTTTGTCATTGACAAAACGGATCTGCACATCTTTTACAATTCGAGGTGCCGCTTCAAAAGTTTGGACTATTGGTTCGTTGGTTTGCTCATTTGTCAGCGGCTTTAAATAATCACTGTATTTTGCATTTCCTTGAAACTGCAATTCATTTGCTGTTTGGGCTAATGTTTGTGTCACCTGCGATGTCGGTGGCGTAACTACCTCAATAGGTGTCGATTCCACATCAACATCATCTGCCAGTTTAGCGACACTGGGTTGGCAATTTGCCAGCGACGCCACAATCAAAGTTACAACTATTTGAACGCGCATATAAATAGGTTATTTGGCTGCGAGCTAACTTGGGCGCAACACGGCTTACCACCGACAGATATTATGTAACGAAACGTCCCCAAGTGAGCGACCGACTTTAAAGATTGCGCCGAAAGCCTTATTTAATTCGAGTAGACGGTGATAGTTTTTTCTATATCAGCATAGAAGATGAGGACGGATTGCACAATCGAGATTGCAATGGTAAACGATTGCGCGATCGCGCCTTTGCTCGTCTATAGTGCAGTTCACAGGCAACCGTTATAAAGTACCGCAGGCATATAAACTCCATAACGTTCTGATGAATTTAATATCTTTTAGATATAAATGTTGTACAAAATATATATTGGACATTTATATTTGCCTCTCTTACTCTTATAAATACAAGTTGTAGCAGTAAAGGATATCTTTTTATGTCAGAGAATCAATGGGATGCTACTTTGTATCAAAGTAACCATGCTTTTGTTTGGCAGTATGGGGAGGGATTGATTGATTTTTTATCCCCTAAGAAAGGAGAACGCATCCTCGATTTGGGTTGCGGAACTGGACAACTCACTCAGAAAATCGCCGACGCTGGTGCTGAAGTAATTGGCATCGATAGTGCAAAGGCGATGATCGAGCAGGCACAAAAAAATTATCCCAATTTACAATTTGCTGTTGCTGATGCAAAAACTTTTCAATTTGAACAGCCCTTCGATGCAGTATTCTCTAATGCGGTACTTCATTGGATAAAAGAGGCTGAACAAGTTGTTAAATGCGTTTATCAATCTCTTTTACCTGGGGGTCGGTTTGTAGCTGAATTTGGGGGTAAGGGGAATGTTCGCGCAATTGTTGATGCACTGAATAGTGCTATTGAGGCGATTGGCTTTGTTCCGCAACAAGAGATGAACCCTTGGTATTTCCCCAGTATCGGTGAATATGCCAGCCTTCTGGAAAAACAAGGTTTCTCTGTGGCTTATGCAACTCTATTTGATCGGTTAACAACTTTAGAAGGAGAATCAGAGGGAATGAAAAACTGGATAAAAATGTTTGGCAATAGCTTTTTATCAGATATCCCATCTGCTCAACAAGTTGATGTTTTTCGAGAAGTTGAGCATCAGTTACAGCCAAAGTTATATAGAGATGGAAGGTGGTTTGCCGATTATAAAAGAATTAGAGTTATTGCCATGAAAGAATAGGTAATAGGAGCGATCGCTCCTATTATGCTTGGTATTCACTAATCTCAACCGCTTCCCCAATTCTGTGTCTAATAGCAGCAAGGATATTGATAATATTATCCGGAGGCTGTGGGTTCACCTACAGCCACGCCTGCTTGATAACAAATTTTATGAATACCCTTGCTGAGCCAGGACGCGGGATAGCTGCTTTCGCAGGATTGCCAAGCATGCGCTAACCCCCCAACTGTCCCTAGAAGCCTGACATCTAACA is a genomic window of Microcoleus sp. FACHB-831 containing:
- a CDS encoding caspase family protein, whose product is MGLKRRTFLQQAGLALAALGASETALSILADKSFAVPLLDRYYQALAQTNGRKLALLVGINQYPRSAALGGCVTDVELQRELLIHRFGFKPGDILSVTDKEATRQNIETAFLEHLTNQAREGDVVLFHFSGYGSRVKMMDASGIDVPQEENSLIQNSIPKQSLGTSKIQNSLVPVDGVLSAKETQGVNDLLEETLILLLRSLATDQVTTVLDTSYTDPGTVVQSNLRIRSRASLSADSPSLEELAFQEELLRRLNSSSDPLKIKRDLGQMPGIVLAAAGPSQLASEAPWGGFSAGLFTYALTQHLWQATPPTTVQISLSRAAGVVEQLVGKEQQPQLSGQKSNERSLLAYNLSPNPTMGADGVVVAVEDNGKAAQVWLAGVPATVLEYYGINSQLTLVPLPGSSDQPLRLQIRSRDGLTAKAQLKSLEPEVKSQETLTQVPQSPQNSVQVGQLVQEAVRVLPRNIGLKIALDARLERIERVDATSAFANVACASSIVAAVDQPADYLFGNVRSQTTTDVAAAHTNLADTSVTAAPKAPVIALSQTGYGLFSLGRDPLPNTAGQAGEAVKVAVNRLVPKLKTLLAAKLWRLTVNEGSSRLGVRATLEMVSPQEQVLVLRETLRSPLVGASVPNQNMGTSQAGIPTLPVGSRIQYRIENEGKEPLYLMILGLDSSGSAIAFYPMQSQEVSATGETKTTFQEPRVEPQTTLILPQPSASFSWVISGPAGLAEMQLICSKAPFTQTMAALALSNPKRERVAELNNSLDVARALLQDLHDASANAIRERGAIASEATSTSSDTYSLDVATWATLSFIYQVV
- the sat gene encoding sulfate adenylyltransferase, giving the protein MTKQADGITPHGGQLINRIDTPAEREEFLAQADHLPRVQLNERSLSDLVMIAIGAFSPLNGFMNQADYEKVVSDMRLANGLPWSIPITLSVTEEVAEPLKEGNWVRLDDSNGRFVGILELTQKYRYNKAHEAINVYRTDDTKHPGVQVVYNQGPINLAGPIWLLQRDPHPQFPTYQIDPLQSRQMFKEKGWKTIVGFQTRNPIHRAHEYIQKCAMETVDGLFLHPLVGATKEDDIAADVRMRCYEIMLNHYYPKDRVILAINPAAMRYAGPREAIFHALIRKNYGCTHFIVGRDHAGVGNYYGTYDAQYIFDEFEPGELGIVPMKFEHAFYCKRTQQMATTKTSPSTPEERIHLSGTKVREMLRRGELPPPEFSRPEVAKELAIAMNVYTFEI
- the mnmA gene encoding tRNA 2-thiouridine(34) synthase MnmA; this translates as MSVVENFSAMNKVVVGLSGGVDSSVAAATLHHQGYEVVGLTLWLMKGKGQCCSEGMVDAASICEQLGIPHHIVDSREVFQANIVDYLVSGYEAGITPLPCSQCNKAVKFGPMLHYARTELGIDKIATGHYARISYNPDNGRYQLRRAVDLSKDQSYFLYDLAQEMLAGSMFPLGEMLKTETRRVATEFNLKTADKPESMDLCLVEHHGSMQTFLDGYISQKAGDIVDKSGKVLGKHTGVHHYTIGQRKGLGIAAPEPLYVIGLDAVMNRVIVGDRSSANHPECTVARVNWVSIPQPTAPIRAEAQIRYRSPAVPVTVVPVEGDRIKLVFDEPQFSITPGQAAVLYDGDIVLGGGIIERQQ
- a CDS encoding SPOR domain-containing protein, whose amino-acid sequence is MSNTTAASLMMLLLGVCSVMAFQPHADAKPALRPRIFRDLPPASPSDVPPVTEGEQFPQPSPGDLDDSRELDFQAPNRPNTYRSNSRRFRVDIKGDSPLLLAQVKKLEPEAFVRSREGVIQAGSYSDRYYAEQRIRELATLGIIAEITASSDANFYSDIPQTPQVTTREAQNTDIPQLYSEPPRIYSDNPTVQTDNPRLYSDSRRLVSPRNYFVVVPASRGDLADMAAEVIRTGVNRDAVQTREGPRGSHVAVGPFEARREAERWSSYLRSRGIDARVYYGR